One window of the Candoia aspera isolate rCanAsp1 chromosome 16, rCanAsp1.hap2, whole genome shotgun sequence genome contains the following:
- the DYNC2I2 gene encoding cytoplasmic dynein 2 intermediate chain 2, which translates to MFGDAAAGALDVQSVWRRDQGARCEEKSTQTGPVPTAEGAAQTRRSREVGVQADPEAGPARSLAFLPPALVDYAGLRAFLQRVEEPVVRELDKNWKSHAFDGFEVNWADPNETVSCAHSLSYPEAQELSLQVTSVSWNATGAVLACSYGRLDDGDWSSEKSFLCTWNLDRRALNPHRPDLVVEIPSALMCIAFHPQQPSLIAGGLFNGEVLIWDTSREEDPLIWRTGMTDDTHTDPVYEVSWLRDSRQARSFRVLSISTDGKILVWQEERDGLLHPAGGFALVQQQIPRSTKLKKHSQGDMVVGVTSISFSHFEPSVFVIGTEGGYLMKCSTAVETAAVFQKASSVPLKAPAQFVFAPQGGPVYSVSCSPFHRNLFLSGGTDGHVHLHSMLQARPLLSLQLSKKYIFSARWSLVRPLVFGAASGEGEVQLFDFAKSSQKPLVSIRQTPNQCPVYCLEFNPQQPQLLAAGDGSGTVKVWQLSSDFTEAGPREMSHLDQLANEVTD; encoded by the exons AAGAGCACCCAGACCGGCCCCGTCCCCACGGCCGAAGGGGCGGCCCAGACCCGCCGCAGCCGGGAGGTCGGCGTCCAGGCGGACCCCGAGGCCGGCCCCGCCCGGTCCCTGGCCTTCCTGCCGCCGGCCCTGGTGGATTACGCCGGGCTGCGTGCCTTCCTGCAGCGGGTGGAGGAGCCGGTCGTCCGGGAGCTGGACAAGAACTGGAAGAGCCACGCTTTCGACGGCTTCGAGGTGAACTGGGCGGATCCGAATGAAACG GTCTCTTGCGCGCACAGCTTGTCATACCCGGAAGCTCAGGAGCTCAGCCTGCAGGTCACCAGCGTCTCCTGGAACGCCACGGGGGCCGTCCTCGCTTGTTCCTACGGCAG actgGATGATGGAGACTGGAGCTCCGAAAAATCCTTCCTCTGCACTTGGAATCTCGACCGCCGAGCACTGAATCCCCATCGCCCAGACCTCGTGGTGGAGATCCCCAGCGCGCTCATGTGCATCGCTTTCCACCCCCAGCAGCCTTCGCTCATCGCTG GTGGCCTGTTCAACGGAGAGGTCTTGATATGGGACACCAGCAGGGAGGAAGACCCTTTGATCTGGAGGACCGGAATGACTGACGACACTCACACTGATCCTGTTTACGAG GTCAGCTGGCTCCGAGACTCCCGGCAGGCCCGCTCCTTCCGTGTCTTGAGCATCTCCACGGATGGGAAGATCCTGGTCTGGCAGGAAGAGAGAGACGGCCTTCTCCACCCTGCTGGCGGTTTTGCCTTGGTCCAGCAGCAGATTCCCAGGAGCACAAAGCTTAAGAAG CATTCTCAAGGAGACATGGTGGTGGGCGTGACGTCCATCTCCTTCTCCCACTTCGAGCCCAGCGTCTTCGTGATCGGCACGGAGGGCGGCTACTTGATGAAGTGCTCGACCGCGGTGGAAACGGCCGCTGTCTTTCAGAAGGCCAGCTCCGTCCCCCTGAAGGCCCCCGCCCAGTTCGTCTTCGCCCCTCAGGGAGGCCCCGTCTACAGCGTCAGCTGTTCACCTTTCCACAG gaACCTGTTTTTGAGCGGAGGGACTGACGGGCACGTTCATTTACACTCCATGCTGCAAGCTCGCCCCCTTCTCTCCCTTCAACTGTCGAAGAAATACATTTTCAGCGCGAGGTGGTCGCTGGTACGGCCCTTGGTTTTCGGAGCTGCTTCAGGGGAAG GGGAGGTGCAGCTGTTCGATTTTGCAAAGAGCTCCCAGAAGCCCTTGGTTTCGATCAGGCAGACGCCCAACCAGTGCCCTGTCTACTGCCTGGAGTTCAACCCCCAGCAGCCCCAGCTTCTTGCCGCCGGAGACGGCAGCGGAACGGTGAAGGTCTGGCAGCTGAGTTCGGATTTCACCGAAGCGGGCCCGCGAGAGATGAGCCACCTCGACCAGTTGGCCAACGAGGTTACCGATTAA